One genomic window of Magnolia sinica isolate HGM2019 chromosome 3, MsV1, whole genome shotgun sequence includes the following:
- the LOC131238786 gene encoding TPD1 protein homolog 1-like yields MAPSLKLFSAFLVLCIFKQGWAATCTISNIVVTQAKTGASVEGQPEYEVTIANNCICSQSNVMVRCAGFSSVEKVNPALFKPLDGVLCLVNNGDGIFQSSPIKFKYAWKTPSDLSPASSQINCS; encoded by the exons ATGGCACCCTCACTCAAGCTTTTCTCTGCTTTTCTTGTTCTCTGCATCTTCAAACAAG GTTGGGCGGCCACATGCACCATCTCCAACATCGTCGTTACGCAGGCGAAAACTGGAGCCTCAGTAGAAGGGCAGCCCGAATATGAAGTGACCATAGCCAACAACTGCATCTGCTCTCAGTCCAATGTCATGGTCCGGTGTGCTGGATTCAGCAGCGTCGAGAAGGTGAACCCTGCATTGTTTAAACCACTCGATGGTGTGCTTTGTCTAGTCAACAATGGTGATGGCATCTTCCAATCGTCGCCTATTAAGTTCAAATATGCATGGAAGACACCGTCCGATCTGTCGCCGGCATCATCTCAGATTAATTGCTCCTAA